The Coffea arabica cultivar ET-39 chromosome 6e, Coffea Arabica ET-39 HiFi, whole genome shotgun sequence genome contains the following window.
ttgagtattttgaaaTTGTCGAGACGAgcgtgtattttatcgcactcgttctcttttaagtgAATTTATAACtgaattgtgtgaagtgaaaattatATTTGTGTTGAATcgatgtcgattggagtgaatctcatcgacttataatTATATTTGTGTTGAATCGATGTTGATTGGAatgaatctcatcgacttatatttaTAATAGTGAAGGATGCCCAAactcattggccgaccttgtgactcgagccggcatagATTTGGTCGTgaagcttggtgagccatgagaaaatcataaatttgatctatttgagagatctatCTTGACATACTCAAGTAGTATCGTCTTATATAAAAAAAGTGCGGGCCCGGaacagggggtgtaacggtgaacgagagtgtgaagtaagtggagttctacggacttaatatctacccggttgacggaatgtcatcacgtggaggtattggatcgagcctcagcaaagcaagtggaatctaactcctgagagctcccgtatccttattgagtgtgtttattgttaattgtgaattacttgaactttATAGCTTTATTTCCTGTATAAatgttattgttacttgaactatgtgtttgcatgcttttcttggcctcactgagcgttcgctcaccccattagtttgttttccttaacaggagttcGGGATGGAAAGATTTTTGGGAAGCCGACttgattacttttgatttgAATTTTGGATGTAATTCATTAGTCAACTTTTGGTGGCTGTAATTTTTGGGAATGTTGATGTACCTTTTAAAAacttatgatgtaagatttgaatgttcctttaaggaagcgacttttcttcatttcgacttttattatttggttgttatcatttaagtttgaattagacttgtatcgagtcctggcgagagttagacAGGCATTCCACGGATACCCTTgtgttcgccctagggagaagtaggggcgtcacaAGTGGTCCTAGGGATGGCAATCGATCCTCCGCCCTTGTCCTGTCCCCCATTTTTTCTACCCATATCTCCCACCCACCCTACCCCGCCGCAGACAGCTATGGGGTGcctccgtaattgtttaattataatttttatttttattttgacattattACTATATATAACATCAATAACAACATTGTAAAACATTATTTTAGATTCTTAACTAAATATTCAATGTAAAATCAaagttaaaatttattttttttaattcatttctCTACTTTTAATGGCAAATGTGAACTTATAATCGTCATATTTGTTTAAATAAGTTACaatgtgtaaaaaaaaaaagaagaagtaaactaaaaataaccaaaacatCATTTTTGTCATAGAAATTATGATTTCTTTAGTTCTCAAATTATTATAGATATGCATATATTATTGATGTGTATCTATATTGTGTATGACAAATCTAAACTCATAACcactaaatttatttttaattttcaatgAATAACTTACAATATGTAAACACTTCaagtaaattaaaaataactaaataatCATTTTATCATACAAATTatgatatatatgtatacattatTGATCTATAGTTATAATGTACATACACGCACATGCACACACATGcatgcatatatatacatttacATATGTATGGATGAAACTATAtagatatttattttttttaaaaactttatatTAGTAGTGAGAGACAATACAAGAAATGGAGCGTGGGTATCTTCCCTGTCCCCACACCCACCCCTCCCCATGACTTCCCCGGTGTATACCCACTTCTTTTGCCATCCGTAAGAGGTCTTTTGTTCAAACTTCCTTAACAGCATATAATTTTTTTCCATTCACCAAAAATAACTCATAGGTACCTGGCGCGTTTCCacttttattatcattttttctttcatatAAAAAAAGACTGTgttggtttaaaaaaaaaaaggactccGTTCAAAAAGACTCTGTTCAGAACATGGTCGATTACTGGTTTAATGAGTGTTCAAACTTCATTAACGGCGTTCACTTTTCTTCCAAATGCCGGAAGCCAGGTTGAGTTGATAGCTTGCCTGGTCCCACTCGAGGTGGGGTAAGCTTTGGAAGGCCTAAGATTGGGCCAGTTAGGTCCAAAATTGGGCCTAAGTTCAACTGAGGCCTTTTTAACATTAGGATTAGCCCTAATATCTGGCTTAGCCCAATAAACAGTTGTATTTCCTTCTACTTTAGCACGATTTTTAGTCTTCTGATGTATACTAAAGAGTAACACCTATGTTACATATGTGTCATTACCAAGCGTTCAACTTAATTAAAGTATAACTATGATAATATAAAAAGGATAATTGTCAACATAATAGAGTATGTAACATGAAAGTCATATCCCATTATGTAACATCACATCCGTTGCCCTTAAATACGCATTGAAATTCATTCTTGTTCAACAATTGGCTGTCTCAAGGTGTAGCTCTTCTCTTTAAATAGGAAATTACAAGTAATTACTGGCCAAAAGCCAAAACTTCCAATCAACATTCCAGGATTAGTGTTTATTACACACTTAGGGTAAAACTTTATTATTTTACTCAAATAGGCCTCGATTCTGGCACATCACCTCTGTTCACATTTGAAAGAGAGGATGCTGAGTCTAGCAGGAAAGGAAGTGTTATTGAAATATGTGATTATGGCCTTTCCAACATATGTGATGTCATGCTGTAGATCACCCAAGGAGTTATGTAAGAGCATTGGGGAAGAAATGGCAAAGTTTTGGTGGAGACAAAAGGGGAGGAGAAAAAGATGCACTGGTTAGGGTAGGAAAAATTATCTAAAGTCCAGCAGAATGGGGGTTTGAGATTCAGAGGCCTGGGAGAATTCAATCAGGCCTCGTTAGCCAAACAACTGTGGAGGACACTTACAAGGCCAAATTTATGAGTAAGTAAAATTCTCAAAGCTAGGTACTTTAAAGGGACttcaatttggaaaatgaaaggaaGAAATACTGATTCATGGTGTTGGAGAAGTATTTTGAGTGCTAAGTCTTTACTGGAGGAAGGGGTGAGGAAGAAGGTGGGTGATGGAAAAACGATAGACATTTGGATTGATAGATGGATTCCAGGGGCTACTGGAGGGAAGTGATCACAACTGTGCAAAGTTCATGAGTTGATAAAAGAAGGTAAATGGGATGAAGAACTACTGAAGAGAGTTTTTGAAGAGGAGGATAGAGAAGAGATAGTTAAAATTCCACTAAGCCTTCAAGAGGCAAAAGACAAACTCGATTGGGCAAATTAAACCACTGGGGAGTACATGGTCAAGTCTGGTTATAGATATGCCAAGGATAAAAAGAAAGCAAGGAATCAAAGGGGAGCTAAAGGAGAATCAGGAAGCAGGAATGAGGAAAATTCCAAATGTTGGAAAGTGATATGGAACTTAAAGATGAAGCATATATTAAAACATTTGCTATGGAAATGTCTGAAGGAATTTTACCAGTTAATGAAGGGATTAAGGCAAGAAGCATGCAAGGCAGTCCAATGTGCAAGTGCCGTGGATTATATTCAGAATCGATCGAACATATGTTTTTTTATGTGTAGCAATATAGAAAAAAGTAGCCCCAATACAATGGGATGGGCTGGACAAGTTCAGAGGAAAATTCTGGCTTTGGTGGTCTGAACTTGTGGAAGCAACTGTAAGGGAGGAAGGGGAAGAGCATATCATTTTCACAGTTAACTTGTTACGGCAAATATGGAATTCGAGAAATAAGGTAAATTTTAATGGGACGCGAAGATGCCCAATGGTAGTGGTAAACAAGCTATGACAGAATGGGTGGAGTTTCAAAAGATAAAGGAGAAGGAAAAGGAGAGTGAGGCTGAAGTACAACAGGAGAAATGGAAGTATGGAAAGTGGTCTGCTCCCAGAAAAGGATGGATTAAACTCAATACAGATGCAGCTTTGAATCAAAGAGCAAGGAGAGCAGGCTGGGGAATTGTAGCTAGAGATTGGAGAGGTAAGCTGGTTGCATCGTGGGCATGCCCATCATTCACTTGTACTGAACCAAAACTGGAGGAAGCTCTAGCAATCAGGACTGCAATGGTGAAAGCTACAGTGGAAGGATGGGAGAAGGTAATTATAGAGACTAACTGCAAAACAGTTGTGGACAAGCTTGAGAATGATGCGGAGGATGCAGTTATCTCTACAGTTTTGCAGGATATTAAGTTGTTAAAATATAGTTTTGATgaatgttgtttctctttcattAGGAGAAAACAACTCTGCGAGTCACAAGTTAGCAAAATTTGCTCTTTACTTGAAAGATGTAACTGAGTGGGAATTTAGTTTCCCAGTTTGAATGCTTGAGACAGCTCGAGCAGACGCTGAGGAGCAGTTGCTCTAAGATTTGTACTTGGTTG
Protein-coding sequences here:
- the LOC140009801 gene encoding uncharacterized protein; the encoded protein is MPNGSGKQAMTEWVEFQKIKEKEKESEAEVQQEKWKYGKWSAPRKGWIKLNTDAALNQRARRAGWGIVARDWRGKLVASWACPSFTCTEPKLEEALAIRTAMVKATVEGWEKVIIETNCKTVVDKLENDAEDAVISTVLQDIKLLKYSFDECCFSFIRRKQLCESQVSKICSLLERCN